One genomic window of Bactrocera dorsalis isolate Fly_Bdor chromosome 4, ASM2337382v1, whole genome shotgun sequence includes the following:
- the LOC105226181 gene encoding uncharacterized protein LOC105226181 produces the protein MAANWIKITERAREGIKIINALPYDTFTTVLSFVHRQMTPATTEDVIEPENALEELERLVGVPRADFLLMIKTFSYILRRTSTFVIKPTRLHAELREKLQLQDDAKIDAIVRLWVRQTTPIMNSLACERYESNEIQDVAWKLNVEISSHCEQREKNALAMLQLKTGTGEDINLEMNHEELLQLYNQFECIQNELDALKHQQTEQKA, from the exons atggcTGCCAATTGGATAAAAATTACTGAGAG AGCACgggagggtataaaaattataaatgcgtTACCATATGATACTTTTACAACGGTGCTAAGTTTTGTCCATCGGCAAATGACACCTGCGACAACTGAGGACGTTATAGAGCCAGAAAATGCTTTGGAGGAATTGGAACGTTTAGTTGGTGTACCACGTGCCGATTTTCTTCTAATGATTAAAACTTTTTCCTACATTTTACGACGCACGTCTACATTTGTCATCAAACCAACCCGATTGCATGCAGAGTTACGTGAAAAGCTGCAGCTTCAAGATGATGCTAAAATCGATGCAATTGTTCGGTTATGGGTGCGCCAAACTACACCAATAATGAATAGTTTGGCTTGTGAACGTTATGAATCAAATGAGATACAAGATGTTGCATGGAAACTAAATGTGGAAATCTCATCACATTGTGAGCAACGTGAGAAAAATGCCTTGGCCATGTTGCAATTAAAAACAGGTACAGGCGAAGACATCAATTTGGAGATGAACCATGAAGAGTTGTTGCAATTATATAATCAGTTCGAGTGTATTCAAAACGAATTAGATGCCTTAAAACATCAACAGACGGAGCAAAAAGCTTAG
- the LOC105226180 gene encoding endoplasmic reticulum-Golgi intermediate compartment protein 2, translating to MTATLRYRGDKNNLIELAKNLDAFKKVPEKYTETTEIGGTLSLLSRLLIIYLIYKEVCYYKEADLIYQFEPDIDMDDKVQMHVDITVAMPCSSLSGVDLMDETQQDVFAYGTLQREGTWWVLPEEERLQFERMQHMNTFLREEYHSVADILFKDIIKNNEVNVKPIGDLKKLPEEQYDACRLHGTLGINKVAGVLHLVGGAQPFVGLFGDHWTIDFRRTPANFTHRINRLSFGQYSRRIVQPLEGDETLVADEETTVQYFLKIVPTEIHNTFTTINTYQYSVSENVRQLDSTKNSYGSPGIYFKYDWSALKIIVRTDRDNLVQFIIRLCSIIAGIIVISGILNTMLVSMQRLTINIIAPQVLQQTLNQHHDRASREGGAHVPVGAGAVNVNLASASSATPTTKVMSNNLINTANIMSDSISLLNATTTTTSIATIVPIAVDEEPPSK from the exons ATGACAGCGACATTGCGTTATCGTGGTGATAAAAACAATCTTATTGAGTTGGCAAAAAATTTGGATGCGTTCAAGAAAGTGCcggaaaaatatacagaaacAACAGAAATAGGGGGTACAT TATCTTTATTAAGTCGTTTGCTCATTATTTACCTCATTTATAAGGAGGTATGCtattacaaagaagctgatctCATTTATCAATTTGAACCTGACATCGACATGGATGATAAAGTACAAATGCATGTCGATATCACGGTGGCCATGCCATGCTCCT CCCTTTCTGGCGTTGACCTAATGGATGAGACACAACAGGACGTATTCGCGTATGGTACATTACAACGAGAAGGCACTTGGTGGGTTTTACCTGAAGAGGAACGTCTTCAATTCGAACGCATGCAGCATATGAATACATTTTTAAGAGAAGAATATCACTCTGTTGCGGATATTCTATTTAAAGATATTATTAAGAATAATGAAGTGAATGTGAAACCAATAGGAGACTTGAAAAAACTTCCGGAGGAGCAATATGATGCATGCCGTTTACATGGAACATTGGGTATTAATAAG GTCGCTGGAGTTCTGCACTTGGTTGGCGGTGCGCAGCCATTTGTTGGGCTCTTTGGCGACCACTGGACAATCGATTTTCGACGTACGCCAGCTAATTTCACGCATCGCATCAATCGCTTAAGTTTTGGACAATATTCACGACGCATCGTACAACCGCTTGAAGGCGACGAAACGCTAGTAGCCGATGAAGAAACAACGgtacaatattttttgaaaattgtaccCACCGAAATACACAACACCTTCACAACGATCAATACGTATCAATATTCAGTGAGCGAGAATGTGCGTCAATTGG ACTCAACCAAAAATTCCTACGGCTCCCCTGGTATCTATTTTAAATACGACTGGTCGGCGTTAAAGATCATTGTGCGCACTGATCGCGATAATCTCGTGCAATTCATAATACGACTATGTTCCATCATTGCGGGTATCATCGTTATCTCAG GCATTTTAAATACCATGTTGGTGTCTATGCAACGCCTTACCATCAATATAATTGCGCCTCAAGTTTTACAACAAACACTAAATCAACACCACGACAGAGCTAGCCGCGAGGGTGGCGCACACGTCCCTGTTGGAGCTGGTGCTGTCAACGTGAATCTCGCCAGCGCCAGTTCCGCGACGCCCACGACTAAAGTAATGTCGAATAATCTCATAAATACGGCGAATATCATGTCTGACAGCATTAGCTTGCTGAATGccacaactacaacaaccagCATTGCAACGATTGTGCCAATAGCCGTTGATGAGGAGCCACCATCAAAGTAA
- the LOC105226179 gene encoding double-strand-break repair protein rad21 homolog: MFYAHLILAKKGPLARVWLAAHWDKKITKAHVFETNIEKSVEGIMQPKVKLALRTSGHLLLGVVRIYSRKAKYLLADCNEAFVKIKMAFRPGMVDLPEGHREANVNAITLPEVFHDFDTALPELNDIDIEAQFAINQSRADEITMREDYGGSLSLSIHDDGFGDMGFEGDTPDLIRGPIDANIDDQLFGDGGMADVTLVDEQKITLNDTDLANSRLDGDGFGDEFGQPELFEDDLFAEPPLDTSDNNLKAAIGAAQESDDDGMDHMDIRPPSVASSCEHASEANEVEKEAHKDEGIEALGNSKEDENPLDQSTLLQNEDESFALAPIDASAYKGVTKAKRKRKLIVDEVKNISGEEMKAQLANTTDIVTTLDLAPPTKRLTYWKETGGVEKLFSLPSRTIPARALFLNYQRHLVSRCSALEDFSILGPSDLLAIEHIQNENDANVINNKRGRKRKHELQPVQQNVVDVTAQSLAAPETVRDLEQSVGQAQYSLADNLIPPAESSLFDNMRSPSRMLSMNEINGIENLTSLNDLPLTPSNMHHGIDASDDFNHGDVTPAGLHHGDQTPHHSSIEHIDNLPNLPADQVSSILQEVENIPNIQQDILAGKTQRTSDISTDWNDYDLPQPPPNPAEEQLENETDEQFEERVLNKRAAQLFYTVKSRLIKQDCLILSALTVNNSRKQAAQKFYSLLVLKKFRALNIEQTQPYADIEISRGPLFENPKL; the protein is encoded by the coding sequence atgttttatgcaCATTTAATTTTGGCCAAAAAAGGCCCATTGGCCCGAGTATGGTTGGCTGCTCACTGGGATAAGAAAATAACAAAGGCGCATGTATTCGAAACAAATATTGAGAAATCCGTGGAAGGTATAATGCAACCAAAAGTAAAATTGGCGCTTCGCACTTCGGGGCATCTATTGTTGGGCGTCGTTAGGATTTATTCGCGGAAAGCAAAGTATTTATTGGCGGATTGCAATGAAGCATTTGTTAAGATCAAAATGGCCTTTAGGCCTGGCATGGTTGATCTTCCCGAAGGACATAGGGAAGCAAATGTAAATGCAATCACTCTGCCAGAAGTATTTCATGATTTCGACACAGCCTTGCCCGAGTTGAACGATATTGACATTGAAGCACAATTTGCGATAAACCAATCTAGAGCAGATGAGATCACTATGCGAGAGGATTATGGTGGTAGCTTGTCACTTTCTATTCACGATGACGGTTTTGGTGATATGGGATTTGAAGGCGACACTCCTGATTTGATACGTGGTCCAATAGATGCGAATATAGATGATCAATTATTTGGTGATGGTGGCATGGCGGACGTTACATTGGTagatgaacaaaaaataacattaaatgaTACAGATTTAGCAAACTCACGATTAGATGGAGATGGTTTTGGGGATGAATTTGGACAGCCTGAACTTTTTGAAGACGATCTTTTCGCTGAACCGCCATTAGATACCAGCGACAATAATTTAAAAGCTGCCATTGGTGCTGCACAAGAATCTGATGACGACGGCATGGATCACATGGATATTAGACCACCATCGGTAGCATCCAGTTGTGAACATGCATCCGAAGCAAATGAAGTTGAGAAGGAAGCTCACAAAGATGAGGGTATCGAAGCTTTAGGCAATTCAAAGGAAGATGAAAATCCTTTGGACCAGTCAACATTGCTGCAAAATGAAGATGAAAGCTTTGCCTTGGCCCCCATAGATGCCTCGGCGTACAAAGGTGTCACCAAAGCTAAACGCAAACGTAAGCTAATTGTTGATGAAGTCAAAAATATATCTGGCGAGGAAATGAAGGCGCAATTGGCAAACACAACGGATATTGTAACAACATTAGATTTGGCACCGCCAACAAAACGACTCACTTATTGGAAGGAAACTGGTGgtgtggaaaaattattttcactacCTTCTAGAACTATCCCGGCCAGAgcattgtttttaaattatcaacGTCATTTAGTGTCCCGTTGTTCAGCACTCGAAGACTTTTCTATACTTGGTCCATCTGACTTGTTGGCCATAGAGCACATACAGAATGAGAATGATGCAAATGTCATAAACAACAAGCGCGGTCGTAAACGAAAACATGAGCTTCAGCCAGTACAGCAAAACGTTGTAGATGTGACGGCACAAAGTCTGGCGGCACCAGAAACTGTGCGAGACCTTGAACAAAGTGTTGGTCAAGCACAATATTCGTTGGCAGACAATTTAATACCACCGGCGGAGAGCTCTTTGTTTGACAATATGCGCAGTCCCAGCCGAATGCTAAGCATGAATGAAATCAATGGTATTGAAAATTTAACATCACTCAACGATTTACCTCTAACGCCGAGTAACATGCATCATGGTATCGATGCATCCGATGATTTCAATCATGGCGACGTGACGCCCGCAGGTCTACACCATGGAGACCAAACTCCGCATCATTCCAGTATAGAGCACATTGATAATTTACCCAATCTACCAGCCGATCAAGTGTCATCTATATTGCAAGAAGTTGAGAATATACCAAATATCCAACAAGATATCCTAGCAGGCAAGACGCAACGGACCAGCGATATATCTACAGATTGGAATGATTACGATTTACCACAACCACCGCCAAATCCTGCTGAAGAGCAATTGGAGAACGAAACAGATGAACAATTTGAGGAGCGCGTACTCAATAAACGAGCAGCACAATTGTTCTATACTGTTAAATCTCGTTTAATAAAACAGGATTGCCTAATATTATCTGCATTAACAGTAAATAACTCCAGGAAGCAGGCGGCACAAAAGTTTTACTCGCTATTGGTACTGAAAAAGTTCCGAGCACTCAACATTGAACAGACACAGCCATATGCGGACATAGAGATATCAAGAGGGCCGCTATTTGAAAATCCGAAATTATAA
- the LOC105226177 gene encoding protein elav isoform X1 translates to MDFMMANAGAAGTVDAQAQLMAQTAANPAAAAAALAASNASPAQTAAAAAAAQLQQQQQVQQAILQVQQQQTQQAVAAAAAAVTQQLQQQTTNGNTNTQQNGNNNGSSETRTNLIVNYLPQTMTEDEIRSLFSSVGEIESVKLIRDKSQAFMDPLNPQGPNKGQSLGYGFVNYVRAQDAEQAVNVLNGLRLQNKTIKVSFARPSSDAIKGANLYVSGLPKNMTQQELEAIFAPFGAIITSRILQNAGNDSQTKGVGFIRFDKREEATRAIIALNGTTPPDCTDPIVVKFSNTPGSTSKIMQPQLPAFLNPQLVRRIGGAMHTPVNKGLARFSPMAGDMLDVMLPNGLGATAAAASALASGPGGAYPIFIYNLAPETEEASLWQLFGPFGAVQSVKIVKDQTTNQCKGYGFVSMTNYDEAAMAIRALNGYTLGNRVLQVSFKTNKSK, encoded by the exons A TGGACTTTATGATGGCGAATGCCGGTGCTGCAGGCACAGTAGACGCTCAGGCCCAGCTAATGGCTCAAACCGCCGCCAATCCGGCCGCTGCCGCAGCCGCCCTAGCCGCTTCGAATGCATCACCTGCGCAgactgctgccgctgctgcagcCGCACAactgcaacagcagcagcaggtGCAGCAGGCCATTTTACAGgtgcagcaacagcaaacacaacaagccgtcgccgccgccgctgctgccgTCACCCAGCAATTGCAACAGCAAACTACCAACGGAAATACGAATACCCAACAGAATGGCAATAATAACGGTTCATCCGAGACACGTACTAATCTCATTGTAAACTATTTGCCACAAACAATGACCGAAGATGAGATACGATCACTATTCTCCAGTGTAGGCGAAATTGAGTCTGTGAAATTGATACGTGACAAATCACAAGCTTTTATGGATCCACTAAATCCGCAAGGACCAAATAAGGGTCAAAGTTTGGGTTATGGCTTTGTCAACTATGTACGCGCACAAGATGCCGAACAGGCCGTTAACGTATTGAATGGGCTGCGTTTACAGAATAAAACCATCAAGGTATCATTCGCACGCCCCTCATCGGACGCCATTAAGGGTGCGAATCTATATGTGTCGGGACTGCCGAAGAATATGACACAGCAAGAGTTGGAGGCAATTTTCGCACCATTCGGAGCTATAATCACATCACGTATATTACAAAATGCCGGCAATGATTCACAGACCAAAGGTGTCGGTTTCATACGTTTTGATAAGCGCGAGGAAGCAACACGTGCCATTATTGCACTGAACGGAACCACACCACCGGATTGCACAGATCCGATTGTGGTGAAATTCTCAAATACACCGGGTAGCACTAGCAAGATAATGCAACCACAATTGCCAGCATTCCTCAATCCACAGTTGGTGCGGCGCATCGGCGGCGCTATGCATACGCCGGTCAACAAAGGCTTGGCACGTTTCTCACCCATGGCCGGCGATATGCTCGATGTTATGCTGCCAAATGGTTTGGGTGCGACAGCGGCCGCTGCTAGTGCATTAGCTAGTGGTCCGGGCGGTGCTTATcccatttttatttacaatttggcaCCCGAAACTGAGGAGGCATCACTGTGGCAGCTATTCGGCCCATTCGGCGCAGTACAATCGGTTAAAATTGTTAAGGATCAAACCACAAATCAATGCAAAGGCTACGGCTTCGTGTCGATGACCAATTATGATGAAGCGGCAATGGCAATTCGTGCATTAAATGGTTATACACTGGGCAATCGGGTGCTACAAGTTAGCTTCAAGACCAACAAATCAAAGTAA
- the LOC105226177 gene encoding protein elav isoform X2 yields MAQTAANPAAAAAALAASNASPAQTAAAAAAAQLQQQQQVQQAILQVQQQQTQQAVAAAAAAVTQQLQQQTTNGNTNTQQNGNNNGSSETRTNLIVNYLPQTMTEDEIRSLFSSVGEIESVKLIRDKSQAFMDPLNPQGPNKGQSLGYGFVNYVRAQDAEQAVNVLNGLRLQNKTIKVSFARPSSDAIKGANLYVSGLPKNMTQQELEAIFAPFGAIITSRILQNAGNDSQTKGVGFIRFDKREEATRAIIALNGTTPPDCTDPIVVKFSNTPGSTSKIMQPQLPAFLNPQLVRRIGGAMHTPVNKGLARFSPMAGDMLDVMLPNGLGATAAAASALASGPGGAYPIFIYNLAPETEEASLWQLFGPFGAVQSVKIVKDQTTNQCKGYGFVSMTNYDEAAMAIRALNGYTLGNRVLQVSFKTNKSK; encoded by the coding sequence ATGGCTCAAACCGCCGCCAATCCGGCCGCTGCCGCAGCCGCCCTAGCCGCTTCGAATGCATCACCTGCGCAgactgctgccgctgctgcagcCGCACAactgcaacagcagcagcaggtGCAGCAGGCCATTTTACAGgtgcagcaacagcaaacacaacaagccgtcgccgccgccgctgctgccgTCACCCAGCAATTGCAACAGCAAACTACCAACGGAAATACGAATACCCAACAGAATGGCAATAATAACGGTTCATCCGAGACACGTACTAATCTCATTGTAAACTATTTGCCACAAACAATGACCGAAGATGAGATACGATCACTATTCTCCAGTGTAGGCGAAATTGAGTCTGTGAAATTGATACGTGACAAATCACAAGCTTTTATGGATCCACTAAATCCGCAAGGACCAAATAAGGGTCAAAGTTTGGGTTATGGCTTTGTCAACTATGTACGCGCACAAGATGCCGAACAGGCCGTTAACGTATTGAATGGGCTGCGTTTACAGAATAAAACCATCAAGGTATCATTCGCACGCCCCTCATCGGACGCCATTAAGGGTGCGAATCTATATGTGTCGGGACTGCCGAAGAATATGACACAGCAAGAGTTGGAGGCAATTTTCGCACCATTCGGAGCTATAATCACATCACGTATATTACAAAATGCCGGCAATGATTCACAGACCAAAGGTGTCGGTTTCATACGTTTTGATAAGCGCGAGGAAGCAACACGTGCCATTATTGCACTGAACGGAACCACACCACCGGATTGCACAGATCCGATTGTGGTGAAATTCTCAAATACACCGGGTAGCACTAGCAAGATAATGCAACCACAATTGCCAGCATTCCTCAATCCACAGTTGGTGCGGCGCATCGGCGGCGCTATGCATACGCCGGTCAACAAAGGCTTGGCACGTTTCTCACCCATGGCCGGCGATATGCTCGATGTTATGCTGCCAAATGGTTTGGGTGCGACAGCGGCCGCTGCTAGTGCATTAGCTAGTGGTCCGGGCGGTGCTTATcccatttttatttacaatttggcaCCCGAAACTGAGGAGGCATCACTGTGGCAGCTATTCGGCCCATTCGGCGCAGTACAATCGGTTAAAATTGTTAAGGATCAAACCACAAATCAATGCAAAGGCTACGGCTTCGTGTCGATGACCAATTATGATGAAGCGGCAATGGCAATTCGTGCATTAAATGGTTATACACTGGGCAATCGGGTGCTACAAGTTAGCTTCAAGACCAACAAATCAAAGTAA